In the genome of Bacteroidales bacterium, one region contains:
- a CDS encoding 1-acyl-sn-glycerol-3-phosphate acyltransferase — MRLFKRNIYGQVLFLKKGLIKFLGYVSHRRYSGFNQLEIEGSDIIRNLPENGIMFVSNHQTYFADVAAMLHVFNASLFGNENSLKRPFRYLRKPKLNIYFVAATETMKTGLLPRLFALAGAITVQRTWREKGKDIDRPVKPSDTDHIGMAIKDGWVISFPQGTTKPYKPIRKGTGHIIKQFKPVVIPIVIDGFRRSFDKKGIFIKKKGILQSMVIKKPLDIDYEKETVEEIVDKISYAIEQHPSFLSSFSQEALLEAEKLNKKRDFWEY; from the coding sequence TTGCGACTTTTTAAACGAAACATATACGGCCAAGTTTTATTCCTGAAAAAAGGATTAATCAAATTCTTAGGATATGTTTCTCACAGAAGATACAGCGGATTTAATCAGTTAGAAATTGAAGGTTCGGATATAATAAGAAATTTACCCGAAAACGGGATTATGTTTGTTTCAAACCATCAAACATATTTTGCTGATGTTGCTGCTATGCTTCACGTTTTTAATGCCTCTTTATTCGGAAACGAAAACAGCTTAAAAAGGCCTTTTCGTTATCTTAGAAAACCAAAATTGAACATTTATTTTGTTGCTGCAACCGAAACAATGAAAACCGGTTTGCTGCCGCGTTTGTTTGCGTTAGCGGGAGCAATTACAGTACAACGTACTTGGCGAGAAAAAGGAAAAGATATTGACAGACCTGTGAAACCCTCCGACACAGACCATATAGGCATGGCAATAAAAGACGGCTGGGTAATTTCTTTTCCGCAGGGAACAACAAAGCCTTATAAACCTATTCGAAAAGGAACAGGGCATATTATTAAGCAATTTAAACCGGTTGTAATCCCGATTGTAATAGACGGGTTCAGGCGTTCGTTCGATAAAAAAGGAATATTTATAAAGAAAAAAGGCATTTTACAATCAATGGTAATTAAAAAGCCGTTAGATATAGATTATGAAAAAGAAACAGTTGAAGAAATTGTTGATAAGATTTCTTATGCAATTGAGCAACATCCTTCATTTTTAAGTTCATTCTCACAAGAAGCTTTGCTTGAAGCTGAGAAATTAAATAAAAAGCGTGATTTTTGGGAGTATTAA
- a CDS encoding serine/threonine-protein phosphatase yields MRMKILGFIPITKNQFIIYETILFSFFFLLTVFFFSYNFPEYIDDPLILFHAKYLKYVTLILSFLVVVEAQYYLNIFIGKQLKIIEKQKKKIEFQNDEIKQSIRYAGRIQESILPPKDKLPKDLNYFILYKPKDIVSGDYYWFAEKCNKLIIVAADCTGHGVPGAFMSVLGISSFNEIINETDECLNSGKILNRLRDRIITSLKQKDDDLISEAGMDLALIIYDKENRKVQFSGAKNPLFIIRKHTTEKEGVSNKKQKTILGSYELNHIQPDKMPISKYPIMEPFSVQDINLQKNDTLYIFSDGFADQLGGERGKKLLMKRFKAILLKIQEKSMPEQEKILNDFLNKWKNTNEQTDDIIVFGIKV; encoded by the coding sequence ATGAGAATGAAAATATTAGGTTTCATTCCTATCACAAAAAATCAATTTATTATTTATGAGACAATTCTTTTCTCGTTCTTCTTTTTGCTTACGGTTTTCTTCTTTTCATATAATTTTCCGGAGTATATTGATGATCCTTTAATATTATTTCATGCAAAATATTTAAAGTATGTTACTCTGATTCTAAGCTTTCTTGTTGTTGTCGAAGCACAATATTATCTTAATATTTTTATAGGAAAGCAATTAAAAATTATTGAGAAACAAAAGAAGAAAATTGAATTTCAAAATGATGAAATTAAACAAAGTATTAGATATGCCGGACGAATACAAGAATCAATTTTGCCTCCGAAAGATAAACTGCCGAAAGATTTAAATTATTTTATTCTTTATAAACCTAAGGATATTGTAAGCGGAGATTATTATTGGTTTGCGGAGAAATGCAACAAATTAATAATTGTTGCTGCAGACTGTACCGGGCACGGAGTTCCCGGAGCATTCATGAGTGTTCTCGGAATTTCATCTTTTAACGAAATAATAAACGAAACAGATGAGTGTTTAAATTCCGGCAAAATATTAAATCGCTTAAGAGACCGCATTATTACATCGTTAAAACAAAAAGACGATGATTTAATTTCAGAAGCAGGAATGGACTTAGCCCTAATTATTTATGATAAAGAAAATCGAAAAGTTCAATTTTCCGGTGCAAAAAACCCTTTATTTATTATACGCAAACATACAACTGAAAAAGAAGGTGTTTCGAACAAAAAACAAAAAACAATTTTAGGCTCTTATGAATTAAATCATATTCAGCCGGACAAAATGCCGATAAGTAAATATCCGATAATGGAACCTTTTTCTGTACAAGATATTAATTTACAAAAAAATGACACTTTATATATATTTTCTGACGGTTTTGCAGATCAATTAGGCGGAGAGAGAGGAAAAAAGTTATTAATGAAAAGGTTTAAAGCAATTTTACTTAAAATTCAAGAAAAAAGTATGCCCGAGCAAGAAAAAATTTTAAATGACTTTTTAAACAAATGGAAAAACACGAATGAACAAACTGATGATATTATTGTTTTTGGTATTAAAGTATAA